One Antennarius striatus isolate MH-2024 chromosome 9, ASM4005453v1, whole genome shotgun sequence genomic window, atctatctatctatctatctatcatagaGAGCAGGTAAACTAGTGttgtctcttctctctctgctgaTCAATAGTAATTACCTACCTGTGACCCCGGCCGATGGACCCGTTCGGACCCCTGGGGGTCCAGACAGCCGCTTCAGGACAACTCCGTAAGACAGACCTTTTAATTGCCCCGCTGACTGAGAGTAATTGAGGGTTGGAGCGTGTTTGCCACGAGGAGTGTGACTTCACTTGGCCTCCACTTAATTACGCCCATAACACGAGGCTTCTTCCTTTAATTTTCACTTTGCACACGACATCGCGAGGTGCGAATACAACTGGAAAATGTTGGTTGGTAACTGTACACGGCGTGCTGAGCCAGATGCGCCACAAACGCCACCATATGGACAGCCGGGCGGGTGTTGCTGTGTGGATTCCGCGGCTGTGCGGGGGAACATATTGCCCACGTACCTTTTTAGCGCCGCCACCGTCCTGCTGCTCGATTCGAGCTCATCCGTCGCCAACTTCCCAACCAGAGACACAGAGCTGTATCAATATAGCGTAATTAGCATACTGATTAATCAACTAGTTAATTAGACAAATTTCCTATAGGCTGATTATGCCTCCCGGACCTCGTGGTGTGAAGACATATAGAGTGCATGAGTAATGTAATTATTCTGACTGTCACAGGAGACGTGTCGTTTGTTCCGACACAAtgcaggaaaaaacagaaaagtgcAAGATTCAAAACACGACTCGTCTGAGTCCGTCTTTGTCTACCGAGCCTTTGGTTCGGACCGTCCCACCGCACACCTGTGCTTTAATCACGGCCAATCAGCATCCTGATCCTCTGCACCTGTGCCTCGTCCAGATGTAACTCCTAACAAACATTTTCCGTCCGAGATTTCGATCCTGGCGACTGACTTGGGCAAACCCAGGCGGCCCGCTCCGCTATCCGCCGGCTGCCGTCCGTCTGTTCGCATCTGAAGAAAGCAAAACTGCACTGTTGCTCACACTCCCCGATCCCGACGTCGTCATTGGCCGGCAGCCACCTATAGCGAGCCAAGCGAGTTAACAGACACTTCCGCTCGCCGCACAAGGAACCATCTGTTTTAAAGGCTCGCAAGAAAGAAACCAAGAACCTTCTCCCCCCCTTCTTCCTCACTCCCCCAACCTTCCATTATCTCTTCCATTATCCTGCACCTCACTCTTCATCGTTGGGCAATCTGCAACCTTGCAACCAGAATTACTCCTGAatgcccccaccaccccccagtTTCAAACTGATTtcttattaaaaacatttttactccATGTTCTTTCAGGGTAAATAACTAAATTGCCAATTTATTTTCCTGTCCATCAGCAAACGTGGCCTTGCAGGATTTATTCTACACAGAACTCGTAATTTATTGGACATTAGCGACGGCAGAATTGTATTGAAGCCTGATGTTTGTAATATCTTGAAAATCACAGTCGCGCGCCGCCTTGGCCACTCGCTGCTTCTCAAACGTGCCAGCTTGGAGCTAAATAAATATTGGCTGAGGGGCATTTGCAGAAACATATTGTCCTGGCTCAGCACTCGCCCCCCCTGCCCTCTGTTGCCAAAACAAGCCTGACGGGGGTCCAGAGTAGCATCTCCTCTCACATGAGCGCTTTGGTTAGCGGTCAGCTCGCCGCCGAGGCCCGCTTTTGTGTCTAGGGGGGGGGACTTTCGCGGCCCCCCCTGGGTTCCAGAGCGCGACGCCTTTACCGGGACCTCAGAGTGGATCTTGGAAGCGCGCCACCCCGGGGGTATCACACTACGCCTTTGTTTGCCACGCGGCTTACGAGAAGAAGGGCGCGCTTGTTTTGCAAGATTGGCGATAACCAGAGACGTCTTTGTCGCTTCTATTCCTGACGCGTGTTTTTAAATACGAAGTTTTACCGCAGcagggtttgtttttctggCATTTTTTTGTGAACTTCTGCTGAATTGTTGgcttgttttagtttgtttgtcTTGATTGCGCGTGCAGTCTAACTCAAGGCGGGGGCGCGATACTCTTATATCATGCCGGGAAACAGCAGCCATGATTAtatttatgtttgatattgttgTTTCCAACAGAAACGCACAAATCAGATTTATTTCCTCTTGACCTCTTCGACCAGTTTGCCTCACATcgtcttcatttttgtttcggaacatttttctctttcgGAGCAACAGAAATGGCGCTTTTCGATTAAATTCCTGGCGCCTCATTCTCGCTGACAAATTCAAGTGAAGCGAGACGAGTGCATTATTCAGCAGATTTGACTCGGCTGCCACACATTTTGCAGAGAaagaaataatagaataaaaagcaagaagaagaaatccgctgaaaataattaattacgCGGGTCTATTTCCACTCGTCCTCTTAAGCCTATTTAAAGGGCATTAGGTATTATGAATGTGAGGTGGGCTAAATTTACCCGTGTAATATCCTTCTTCATTTCACGACATTAGTATATTTTCCCAGGCTCCTTGCGTTActatttaaatcatgtttttcttttctcccgTCGTTACTCGGCGCTTTAACCCGTCTGTAACGTCGAAAGCAGCAATTGTTAAACAAGAAAAGATAAAGCCGACGCCAGTGTTTGCTAAACAGGTGAAAGTGGCTTGGAGAAAATGAATTATGGATACGCTAAAGAGAACTCATTTGGGAATTAAGGAGGATAAGTAGCAGTCAGTCCATTTGGAGCCTGTTAGGAGGAGCTAATGGGCGCTGGGATTGGGTAGGTGATGGAGTCGACACGGTTCGGGAGCTAACAATCATATGTTCAAATCCCGATCCCTGACAGGTTGGTCTATAAGGTGAATAATCTGCGAAATTATGACACTAATATGTTGAAATGTGGTGCGTATAAAAGACTAGAGAAGCGGATCCAAtcgttttttttcccctttcaacAGCTTAAcatttgaatggatttaatttagaAAAGTGTTTGTGAAGATGTgcattaaatttttaaacacgCAGTGACATCAACGACTTTCTGTATcagcaaacaaaacacatttttttcttttgcctcaTGATAATCAAAAATCTTGATTAAAACTtgatttttcagtattttccgcactataaggcgcacctaaaggcctttatttttctcaaaaaccgagtgtgccttataatccagtgcgccttatatacgAAAAATGCTTAAAATAGGCCCTTCATTGAACGTGtgtcttatagtgtggaaaatactgtagtctatTTTCCATCCCTCTAATTCTTGCTCCAAACTAGCCCAAACCAACCACAGCTATTACCAACacggtttgtttgttttctctcgtTCGCTGCAGATTTATGAGTGAATTTTTGAAAAACGCTCGTCCATCTATCGGTTTTCTCCGTCGCGTCTCATCGCTCTTCTCCTGCGCCGACGTTTTGACAAGAACAAGACATAAAAGTGTTTGTGAAACCGGACACTtaataaacccccccccaccgtccTCGATGCCCCGTGGCAGACGATTAGCCCGTCTTACGTTCCCGGTGATCGGATTAGACGATTCCCACAGTCTAGTCTGAAGCTACTCCCGCGCCGCCGCTCCGGAGAGCATCTCAATATCCAATTTCACAGCTTTCTAAACCTGGACGGCGGCGGCTATTTATTACTGTCACAGACTTCGTgttgttgggggtggggtgggggggtcttctGTTTCATCTGCTCCGGATCGGGAAGGCGATCAACCGCCTGAAGAACACAAAGGTCCCCAATAGACCTCCAATCagactccagtgtgtgtgtgtgtgtgtgtgtgtgtgtgtgtttcctctaaTTGAAAAAAACCAAAGTTGGGTGTGGATTTGGGAAGAAAATTGGGATGTTTGGGGAAGTTTTTGATTACAGAGGGGAATTGTGTGGAGGTGTAGGGTAAAATAGTCGGCTAAGTGATTTTTTGGACAGTTGCAGTCGTTGTGCTGGTTAGCCCGGCTAAAATAGCGGCTCCCGGATAATAAAACCATTTATAAGGTGGTCTTAAACGGGGCCAGCAGCTGTAATAGCAGCCTCCATTATAGAGGCTTTATAATTTCCGTGCTTTTTTCCCTTTTAGAGCCTCTGAATTACCTCTGAATGATTTATGCTCACTGATAGACCCCGGCAACACAGATAGAAACACACTTAAGGCTTTTTGGTGTGTCAACACACCGTATTAAAAGCCAACTTGTTTCAAACAGCCAAACACATTTGCCCGGACTTGGAGgatggagggtggagggggtgTCATTTCGCTGGTCAAACACCGTCGTTGTCACAGCCAATCACGGGGCTCCACCTGCCATTTAACCCCGAGCAAACACCGAAGCCCGGCGACGACTTGAGAGCCTGAGCAAACAGCGGCGAGCGGCGCGGAGCGCGGGCGGCGGCGGGTCGGCGCGGGACGACTCACTCTGGTAATGGGTTTGTGATGACTCAAGATGGAGCGGCCatctgtttggggggggggtgcaattCACAGCTCAGATAGACAGAATATTAGCACTAGAGGAGGGAGGGGCAGGATGTAAAGCATATGTCCATAAATGGTAACGACGCCGGCGGTTGGGGAtgcgaccccccccctcccaagaTCCGGACCATATAACAGGATTTGCATGGGGATGTTCAGCCTCGGCGACATCTTCAACAAAAAAAGGTGCCATTTGAgcgacccccccgcccccgaaCTGAAGACGTCTACAGGTGTAAAACGAAGGCCTCACCACATATTTAAAGCGCCGGCGCGTTTGCATGAGCTTTGCATGATGGGAGTTTGAATAAACCACAGTCGTTTGTGTCCGGTCTGTAACCGTGAAGTTCATCCGAACGGCACAAAGTCAAACCGCAGTTCGCCAACAGGTTGTTTTTAAAGGGGGGGGGCAAAATTAGGAGAGTCGTCAGTCATATTTAAAGcctggggaggaggggggggttggaTTAGCTGTGGTTAAACATCTTCAGGGAAGCAATCAGGTGTTTAAAGTTAAGGCTACAGACGATcgataaaaaaaatcccagcgCGGCGGCCGGAATGCGATCGGCTCCTCGTAGCAAATTAAAGGCAAACCGCGTTTTTCATTACGTCCGCATCCGTTTTCATTTTTCCCATCGCTGGAACCAATTAAACGCCGTTCCTTTAAATTAGTCATTGATTTTTGAGCAACAGTGACACTCCGCAGAAGGAAATAATAACtttaagggattttttttttttcattactgcCAGTCTTATTAAGGACGCGGTAATCCACCTACACCAGAAAGGATGCCTTAAATTAGGcattgattttttcttttttcctcctcaggTGTCACTTTGGTTAAATGTGTTGTGGTCAGGAGTTTCTCCTCTCCAACCTGGAAATTGACAAGAGTCCATAATCTATTAGCCTTCatcacacccagacacacacctgtcttTGTCTTCAGTGTGTTTCCACGTCCGCAGAGTCAATTCATGATGGGATTAAAGGAGGAAATCAACAGagaattttacttttttccatcacatgctagtaatagaaaaaaaatattaaaaaaaataaaataattttaagtgacaatTCGATAAAATATCTGAGAAGTCAATTTTTCAGAACTATTTTATTACAGAATTTCCGCTATTGCCAATCCCATCCCATACATGTGAACCTCGACAAAACGAAACTCCGaccagattcttttttttttttaatgctcaaattgaacaaaatgaaaaaacatgaaaaaaaacaaacaaaaaaacccccccaggACAGCCCCTAAGAGCCACAACGCGGAAAGTTTCCTCCAGACTAGAAAATACACTTAACAATTTCGAAAGCAGCAACAGAATGTGATTTACCTGATCATACAATGAAACACCGTTTTAGTCATAAcattataaaatatttcttatacctttttttaaaaaaaaaacccccaaaacaatcaaataattcataaaacaaaaattttacaCCTCGTGTTCACCtggaacaaaaacaagcaaatttttaatttataactgatttataattttttattttttcagccaataataatttttttttctgcctttttaatTTGGGGATCCAAATAAAATCTGACGTTGTGATTGGTCGACCACTTTATATGCACACGCCCTTTTCACCTCATTATTCCTATGACGAGTGTTTTGCTGAATTCTCCAACAGAAAAACAGTGAATGAGTTATTTTACAGCGGCTTCACGGATGCTAATGCCGGATGCTAACGCTTACGGCTACGTTCACATCACAAGCTTTGATGTTCAGTTACCTGACATGGAAGCTGTAGCTCCGCCCACATCGAAACAAAGTCGTCTTGCTTTCTCAAACAGAAGGTCACGTTAGCGTGAACGCTATCTGACAACTATTTAGCGGTCGCAGCGGCGCCTGGCGATGATAgcatgttcttcttcttttgttacCAGCACCTGTAGGTGCACTACCGCCACCTTTTGGTGGGAACAGGACATTACAACCAGGCAGAAGTTATTAGTTACATATTAAATTCCACACCCGTCATCTCGCCTCTCCGCTGACCTCCTCGAGGCCAGCGACAGCTGATAGCGATAGCTGATAACAATGTGATCATAATCATTTGTCGAGAATCGGATTTGAATTttgatcaataataataattttttaaaaatctgtcagGTGAACGCCAAAACAATCAAACCGGAGTCCCGTCGATGTGAACGTAGTCGTAGAGTCCCAAGTTGATCCagcaaaaaaacaccaacaggaTAAGAGCTACATTTTGATTGGACGAtggggaaggggggaggggcagAGATCGCAGATGGAGGCTAAATGTCTCTTTAATTATTATGGTACTTTTTTTTCAAGTCTATATCACTTCAACATTTAAGTTACGATACGTCGCCAGTGTTCACTTGGATGAGTATGACGGGACAGGACGGCCGTttgaggacggggggggggttcttcagcaggaggaggagtcctGTCCGAGTCAtgagagtaaaaaaataataataatgaaaaaaaaaaccaaacggAGTGACGCCCACATTGATGCACAAATAAAGAGCCAATCACGTTGCAGCTTCCTGTCCATAAAGTGCACGCTCCAACGTCACACAgagcgaagaggaggaggaggaggagactatTACAGGAATGAAGCTCCACTGGGCGTCTTCATCCCCGATTGGGGGCGGGGCCATCTCAGGTGAGTggacggaggaggaggcggggtcaggaggtgtgtgtatgtgtgttggtgtgcgcgtgtgtgcggcTGACGTTAGTACACGTAGGCCTCGCTGTAGGGGTGGGGCTGGCAGTAGGGCCCCTCCTGCACGTAGGCCACGCCCTCGTCGAAGTGCGACAGCGGCACGGTGTCTTCCTCGTTGATCTGCCGCTCGGCGTCCGTCTTCAGCACCGGCCGCTGGTTGTCGGGGAACGCCATGGAGAACAAGGCCTCGGGGTCACACACGAACTTGTAGACGTATCTCTCTCCAGCCACCTGATTGGACAGACGTTTTAAGTAGGGAGGAGTTAGCACAAGCCCCtcccctaattttttttattttcttttttttttataccttttgCATGATTCCCTTCTCGTAGTAGTAGCGCAGAGATCGGCTCAGCTTGTCGTAATTCATGGCCGGCCGGTTCTTCTGGATCCCCCACCGACGCGCCACCTGAGAAAAACCACGGAAACAGTcggtaaacacaaacaaacacacaaacaactaaCTTATAATCCATATTTCTCTAATATCAGTAATTAGTCCGGGCCGAGCCGACCCGactgggggggggaggggcgcCATCATTAGCAGCGCAGCGGCGGAGGCAGCAGATGTTCCCGCACCTGTCTGccggacccccccccaaccaccaccaacaccactcGCCGTCCAAACCCAGTTCCCACCAGCccctctgtttttgtttgtccccCGCCCCAACCAGAAAATAGGAAGAGGCACCCCCGCGGTCACCTTACGCGTGAatggcccccccccccccatgttagCTGCATCTGGCCTGCGCTGCTACACGCCATCGGGCTGGTGGACCCCAGCCATCCTccatccccccacccctccctcgccgccgccgctgctgaGTTCCCAGCATCccacccctccccaccccccaggagTGACTGAGCcccactgtgtgtgatgtgggcGCACAGAACCAGCCTGTTTCCGCgtctgaagccccgcccacgcTGGGTTTATTTTTAGGAATACGTCCCGTAAAATatttagtggggggggggtcggggggggggggggggggggctgaatgGATGCGTTTGAGCTCAAGATGAGTAACAAACCTATTCAGGTGTTCTTTAGGATCGTTTACTTTGGTCTGACCCCACCCTAATAAATAGTAATAAGTTAAAGGCAGGTTAAatgtaaaggtcaaaggtcgcgCCGCCTTGCCTCCTCCGGTTCGATCAGCTTGAACTCCATGCCCCGCCCCGTCCAGGCGATGAAGTGCGAGTTGGACGGGTCGTCCAGCAGCGCCACCAGGAACTGCCAGAGCTGCAGCGAGCCTCGCCGCTGGTAGGACGGCCCCTCGCGGTagagccccgcctcctgcttgATGTCGCCTGCAGACACGCCAAAAACCACCCGTCAACACAAACCGCAGACGCCCCCCCCGGCGACCCTCGAGGTGGGAACTCACCTTCGACCTTCTCCGGCACCACGCAGGTGTCGTCGTAGAAATGTCTCACCACCTTATCGAACATGCAACCTGCAAAACAAGGCGAGTCCCGGTCACATGGTGTTCACGTTCATCCAATCAGCAATgttttaccccccccacccccccggagCAGTGGGCGGTACCTTCGGTGCGGTTAGCGTGAGCCAGGTAGCCGTCCTGCCGCAGGTAGACAGAATGGCAGCTAGGCACTTCTGCTGGAGAGACGGGAGATGGGTGTTACATCACTGGCTCTGATTTAAAGACACGCCCTCCAGCTGTGGGCGGAGTCAACGCATCGTGGCGCCAAAGCGACGCCGCTAGCACCTCAGGAGGCAAATTAAACACGGAACAAAAACGCAaaagccaaaaataaaaacatgaaacggGCTTAAAGTAAAACCCGTTCGGGTGATGAAGCCCCGCCCTTCTGGGCGTCACCCAGGAATACCGACGACGCAGATTAAGAATACATCTGGATTAcatgaatattaaatataaatccGTCAGTGATTAAATTGAGCTTCTTCTTCTATCTATCACATacaataataaatcaataatcaataacttCTCGCATCTTTAAGTGAGTTaagaattaattaatttaaaagaataaatttcattttacatcCCCAAAAAAACTTGAATTTCCACTTTGgtgaaatatttgtttatttttaacgtTGTTTATTTgctattaattttaaatttaaaaaaagcttcgAGGGGATTTCGGCGTCGACGTCGAGGCCTCGGCTCGTGATGAAGAACGAAAAAAATCAGGCCACAAAGTGAATGTTCAATAAACAGACTGAGGCCCTTCATTTAGGCCCATAAACATTTCTCTGAACTTCATCAAAGTAATGGGCCTGTAGAGGAAATTGCTGCTAATGAAATTAGCATCCACCCCCCCGTTTCCAACAGGCCTGCTCCGGTCAACATGTGACCGATAATAAATTCATGCTAGACGTCTAGAACATCCAGAACATCCAGAACATCCAGAACATCTGCCACGAGCAGCTCCTTTCAGCGAGATGTCGACAGTTTTAGAttatatcattttaaaaaatccaacaaaataaaatacgaccagcattaaaactgttttattctaaataaaataataaacgtgaatcaactttgtatcaactttattagcagcgtcctcgtaacttgttggttctgctagcttagTTTAGCGATAATGTATtgtgtgttagcggccggagcggccctttaagaaggtggtcatgtgaccgaggcaagcatctccacaagcgtccaGAGTGACTCagacagacgtggaggagagaatccccTCATTTAGAACTAAACATGGTTCAGAACCAGACCAGGAAGGAAACGGACTGACCCACGGCCCGTAaccgctgacaggaagtgacaaaagCACCCAAGAACCACAACTTCCTGCTTTTCCCAAGACCTGAAAGCGGTCCTCTGCGTTTTCCTAGAACTCCTcacgatgccccccccccacccccaagacCCGTCACACAAACCCCCCCTGGGTACCCCCCCGCCGGCCCACAGCAGCCTGGTCTATGTTCATTCATGTCCCGGCGCCGCCTCGGAGGTCCCTTTACTGTCGGTCTGAAGGGGAAGGTTGAGCGTGGGAGGGCAGATTTTGGATTGTGACCAGGCCtaaccccccagccccccccccactcctccctccttcctatTAGAGCACCACAGGAAATGGCGACCAGCGCAGACACCCGGTCCAACCAGATCCCCTGCCCTAATAATGGGCAAACTCAAtcaacactgcccccccccagagtCTCCTCTCATTCCTGACATGATGACGCTCTGGAGGAGGGGGTTGAGGGTAACCACGACAACCATACATCCACGCCGCCGCGCGTCTCTCACCTGAGTCGTAGGTGAAGTCTCGGGGCTCCTGTTTGATCATCATGGAGGCGGGGTAGGCGTGGGGGATGGGCGCCCCCATCATGGCCGGGTGCTCGAACAGGGGGTCGGGGTACTCCTGCTTGAAGCCTTGGGGAGGGAAGGGGATGTTGGGCTCGGACATCTGCCGGTGGTAGAGGGGCCGGCTGTCCCGCGCCATCGTGGGCGGGGAGGGGAACGAGTGGCAAGGCTCCGAGAGCTGACGGCGAAATCTGGGCCACAAATCAGTCAATTCAGGAGCTGATTTCATGGATTAATCAATGAaggtcaataaaacattttgaattcctGATATCCATCCTAAACCTCAAAATATCCAATCAAATGTCGTCtcagacaaagacaggaagagaacagTCACAAAACAAAGATTTAACTGTTAAATTCTTCGCtctaaaatcaattaaaattaagttCCGCAAACCAGCTAACCAAAATAAGCCGAATAGAAGATtgaaaattattcattaaagttgggaatttatttgaaaaataaatttagaaatataaaatataaaaaaaaccaacaaccccaAACTGTGGATTCAAAAGTGATTTTTGGTTCTACGTAGAAAATAACAATGGTGATTTGGAGGCCGGCTGCTACAAGATTGACTTAAAGGCTGAATCAGAACCATTCAGGTTTGGTGGATTGATCATATTTGCCCCCCCCTTATATAAATGCGGTGTGAATATAAAGCCTGAGCGCCGCCCTACCTGTGGTCCATGGCGTAGGCGCCGTCCGGGAGCGACTGGGACGACGGGATCTGGGCGTAGGTTCGGTCCGGTTTGGGCGTCGGGGCCGTCGTGGGCGAGGCATGATGGAGGGGGGACACGGGGGTGCTACAGGGGGGCGTCACTGGGCTGCAGGGTTTCATTCCTGCGGGTTGCTTCTGCTCATAGGCACTGGAGAAAACATAAGAGGTTGATTCCCTCTCGAGTTAAAACTTGATCCATTCTAGATCACGTGTCGcagacatcacttcctgtttcaagaCGAGAAATTCTGCGAAAATTTCTAATTGAACTAAAAATAGAGAGGGAATTTTTTGTAAGTCACTGAGGAAACTAGATTTTCCTTTAGTTTCCTTGATTCTCTGGAGCTGTAGAACATCTTACCAGAGAAATGCAAAATAtcgcacaaaaaacaaaaaatttattCAAAGATATATTTTGGTGATTACTGAATTTTGAATTTGTATTCTTTCAAAGGGTGTTTGCTTAAAGTGTTCTCTATTCTCCACACAATTGCCCTACAATAGTGAAAGCTCTTGAAATTATGAAGTCGAATATTGTTTTCAGAAaaattgttgggtttttttatacGAGTGCAGAAAGGATGTTACGTAAACTGGATGTGTAACAGTTTCATGAGAAAGTTAACAAtttgtttgacaaaataaaaaaatgtcacatcttGTATTTTGACGAAGTAAAATAGAGAATTATCCATTATTAGTGAAATAAGTGTGTCGGAAACAAAACTTTTCCCCAAAGATTTCAAGCCTgcgtctttttttccccattgctGATGGAAGACTGTATCTTTCGGGGTATTTCCGGTCTTGGGGCCCACCTGATGTTGTAGGGGCACTTCTCTCCATACTGGAGCTTGAAGGGCCGCTCCTGGCTACAGTTGGAGCCCAGCTCCGAACACGGGCTGTGAAGCTCCCTCTTGATCTTCAGCTGCAGTCCGTGGAAAGCCACTAGAAGACAGATGGAAACTAATTAGGAAACAATCCGACAAAGAGTCTCTCGTTAGGTACCCAACGAGTCGGGCTTCCAGCGCAGGTGccgacaataaagttgactatctTCTGATTAGTGTTCAGTGTTCTGGTGTGGGTTTAAGCTACAATTTTattcggggggggggttgaaataGCCACGAAACAGCGTCCTCCTTTAGAACGAGTATTCTAATAGTCTATAATAGAGTCTATAGACTATTCCGAATAGTCTTGAGATACTCCTTTCTGTACCTCA contains:
- the etv1 gene encoding ETS translocation variant 1; this translates as MDQQVPHCASGKTRGKTRSFQEEVNDRKRKVIKSDLAVDSEELFQDLSRLQEAWLAEAQVPDNDEQFVPDFQTENLAFHGLQLKIKRELHSPCSELGSNCSQERPFKLQYGEKCPYNISAYEQKQPAGMKPCSPVTPPCSTPVSPLHHASPTTAPTPKPDRTYAQIPSSQSLPDGAYAMDHRFRRQLSEPCHSFPSPPTMARDSRPLYHRQMSEPNIPFPPQGFKQEYPDPLFEHPAMMGAPIPHAYPASMMIKQEPRDFTYDSEVPSCHSVYLRQDGYLAHANRTEGCMFDKVVRHFYDDTCVVPEKVEGDIKQEAGLYREGPSYQRRGSLQLWQFLVALLDDPSNSHFIAWTGRGMEFKLIEPEEVARRWGIQKNRPAMNYDKLSRSLRYYYEKGIMQKVAGERYVYKFVCDPEALFSMAFPDNQRPVLKTDAERQINEEDTVPLSHFDEGVAYVQEGPYCQPHPYSEAYVY